In one Arachis duranensis cultivar V14167 chromosome 9, aradu.V14167.gnm2.J7QH, whole genome shotgun sequence genomic region, the following are encoded:
- the LOC107466364 gene encoding extensin-like, translating to MRKKTIAHKPPHEKLYKLPSKPSTRSQDKTFTPSPSPPTSPPRTVPMARTKTTPRYPAPAKPMPPSKATPSKPSFTKSSSSKDKRPSVEEPVPELTKPKSRSVPVRSQRGNPHHLLKSVSEPDIDPFAHKSHFMTSHSDFNPIVSNLP from the coding sequence ATGAGGAAGAAAACCATAGCACACAAGCCTCCTCATGAAAAGTTGTATAAACTTCCATCCAAGCCTTCCACTCGCTCACAAGACAAAACCTTCACTCCATCGCCTTCTCCTCCTACTTCTCCTCCACGCACTGTTCCCATGGCGCGAACCAAGACTACTCCAAGGTACCCTGCTCCTGCCAAACCGATGCCACCATCGAAGGCAACACCATCCAAACCAAGTTTCACAAAATCTAGTTCATCCAAGGATAAGCGTCCTTCTGTTGAAGAGCCTGTTCCTGAGCTTACAAAACCTAAGTCAAGGTCTGTTCCTGTGCGTTCACAAAGAGGTAACCCTCATCACCTTCTCAAATCTGTTAGCGAACCAGACATTGATCCCTTTGCTCACAAATCACACTTCATGACATCTCACTCAGACTTTAACCCCATTGTTTCAAATCTGCCATGA